From Microcystis aeruginosa NIES-2549, a single genomic window includes:
- the prmC gene encoding peptide chain release factor N(5)-glutamine methyltransferase, protein MSASISGQELSQWRQQAIADLAQAQISAKEVDIFLQAVTDLDNLSLRLQSFREREKIPLSYSWSEITERWQKRLQSRVPLQYLLESVVWRNFTLKVSPGVLIPRPETELLIDIVGETVRGDEGGIWVDLGTGSGAIAIGLASILTKAAIYATDYSQTALAIAKENIIKTGFADRIILKQGSWWTPLEKWKGQISGMLSNPPYIPSAEILDLQIEVREHEPRLALDGGEDGLTALRYLVATAPDYLRSGGLWLVEMRAGQGEKVAQMLENQGNYRQIQIINDLAGFDRFVLAERI, encoded by the coding sequence GTGTCTGCTAGTATTTCCGGTCAAGAATTAAGTCAATGGCGCCAACAGGCGATCGCTGATTTAGCGCAAGCGCAAATATCGGCCAAGGAAGTGGATATCTTTCTGCAAGCAGTGACAGATTTAGATAATCTTTCCCTGCGCTTACAATCCTTTCGGGAACGAGAAAAAATCCCCTTGAGTTATTCTTGGTCGGAAATTACTGAACGCTGGCAAAAACGCCTGCAATCAAGGGTTCCCTTGCAGTATTTGCTCGAATCGGTGGTCTGGCGTAACTTTACCCTGAAAGTCTCCCCGGGGGTCTTAATTCCTCGTCCCGAAACCGAGTTATTAATCGATATCGTTGGAGAAACCGTCAGAGGAGACGAGGGGGGAATCTGGGTAGATCTGGGAACCGGTAGCGGTGCGATCGCTATTGGTTTAGCTAGTATCTTGACAAAAGCAGCAATATATGCTACTGATTACAGTCAAACGGCTTTAGCGATCGCCAAAGAGAATATCATCAAGACGGGTTTTGCCGACAGAATTATCTTAAAACAGGGTTCTTGGTGGACACCCCTAGAGAAGTGGAAGGGACAGATTAGCGGTATGCTGTCCAATCCTCCCTATATTCCCAGTGCAGAAATCCTCGACTTACAAATTGAAGTGCGGGAACATGAACCCCGTTTGGCCCTCGATGGAGGTGAAGACGGATTGACCGCGCTGCGCTATCTAGTGGCCACTGCTCCCGATTATCTGCGATCGGGAGGCCTTTGGCTAGTGGAAATGAGAGCCGGTCAAGGGGAAAAAGTAGCGCAAATGCTGGAAAATCAGGGCAATTATCGAC